One Pangasianodon hypophthalmus isolate fPanHyp1 chromosome 7, fPanHyp1.pri, whole genome shotgun sequence genomic window, atgtaaaagcatcatttatacactcactgtccactttaataagaacacctgtacacctttTTCTCTGATTATAGAGTTATCATTTGATGAAGGATTATCTACTCACTGTACTTATTGCTCGTTCAGCTCAAAATTCGAACCACTTGCTCTCGTTTAATAGTCAGTCAGATTTACTTAATCTAGCCTAGGTGTGTATGatgtgttagggttagggttagaaaCACATCTGTATGGAGACAGCACCTACGCTAGTGTTACTTTAAAATTCAGTTTATGATATTAACCACACATATGATGTGTTCATGCTTAATCCTCCtcagtaccacacacacacacacacactctgtgagaTGATGCAAATGTGCTAACTGCTACATCAGTCACACCACATCCATTAGAGATTAAGCCCCATATACAGTAAGTACAGTAATCCCATGATTAGTGTCCACTATTTTTTACAGTAGATACAGTGCCTTTGcttaagtattcacccccttgaaattttccacattttgagATGGaattaattgggattatatgtcataaatgtaaacataacagattattttttatataatatataaaggtTATGActgtataagtattcacccttGTGCGTGTGAAACTCCTGAATTATTTTCAGGGCAACCCTAAACCCTTTTTCCTCcacaaaatgcagaaaagttCAAGAggagtgaatatttatgcaaggcaGTTGCTTGGTTATCTCACATTACACACCACAGAACTATATAttagcattaaaatattaaatatgactcTAGATACTGTGTGTAAATGATACACATCCCTCTTGATTGAATGAGGGAAGCTTCATACTCACGTCGCTTCTCTCCTTAGAGATCACTATGAACCCATTGTTGTCCACTAGGTAACAGTTAATATCCTGTCACAATGAAAAGcaacataataaacattattgttAACCTATTATCATTCATTTCAGTATAAATTGCTAATTACAACATTCTTTTGCACagccataaatttaaaaaaatattctctcAAGTGACAAAGATTCacaaatgttaatttatttggATGCTCAATTTAAGTCTTGATATCGatgaattcaacagcactgtggtgtatcACACACTAAAGCCAGTGCACATCAACCTAAACTGCTGCAAAGCAGTGACTgaaagaagacagaaaatgtACTCACAATGCTTTCACAGCTGAGAGGACACAACCCATCCACATTACTGCACTACAacgaggaagaaaaaaaggataacGATATCCAAGGAAAAGAATAAAACCTACATGTATGCTTCATTACCAGGAATATGTAATAGAGGATCTGGGTATTACACTAAATAGTACTGAATTTCTGGAAAATTTTGCTAGTTTGTTTGGCTTTTTCATGTATACTTACATCTGTGTCATTTGCCTGTGCAGAGGGAAAAACAaagtgaggagaaaaaagaatgcAGATGTAACATGATGTAGAATTTACTGATGTGTATCTGATGTAAAAAGGGCCATTGTATAACAAAGACTGCGCACAGATGCAGCCCAGAGCCATGAATATTATAGACTGCAATTCAGAACCATGTTTCTCAATCCCGGTTCTGGTGTCTTCTCTCTTGAACTCACTCAGTTCTACCTCATACAGGTTTGTTAATTAGCCGATGAGTTAACAGCAGGGAAAACACCGTATGCATGTCatggtactccaggaccagaaTTGAGAAACACCCAGAATATGTCCCAAAACACAAGACTAACCAgcaaatttaacatttacacgCTATAAAGCAGGGAATTGTGGGTCTTTGATGTGGTATTAGTAATTCAGAAGGTTCAGGTTCATCATTTACCTGTTTAGCCGTGGCCCAGAACCTTCTTTCCAGTAGATCTAATGACATTTGGACTCCAATTGCTAAATGCAGGATCAGAAATTAGGATCAGAGTGAGTGGAGCTTCATTATCAATCTAAATGTAACACATTAGTAGACTTGTGTGTTTAAATTCTAATTCAGTCTACATGTAATGGTAGCTTTAGTTCACAAATCACaacaaaaccattttaaagCTCGCGATTTTGTAGCAAACTGTGATATGTAAAGATATTAttacaaaaacagcagaaaaaaatctcaaatacCTTCTTTATTTATACAACATGAAAGGTAGCAAGGAGCCTATAAAAAAggcttttaaatattttctattaaagCCGACCTCTATCTCTCCCACCaaccctctttctctctctctctctctctctctctccaccactttctctctctcgtgctcTCTTCTAGAGTTGCATTAATAAATAGACAGGAACGGGCTGTTCTAATACACTCTGATGGATGATGGGACCCGCAGTAACACTCATTAGAGCGAGTATGCTGAGAAGAGGAGTTTTTCCCTTCCTCTAACCTGAGAGTTGTGTAGCTCTGTACCTGCATCAGTGCATAACGACTGCTGAGCAAAGGTAAATTTCACGACATTTTATTCTCTGGATTTGTCACTGTAATCATTTTTGAAGAATCAGTATTCGTACATGCATTGTGTTAAACTCAATAAATAACCAATAAACCTACGTGCCTTGAATCATTTGTGGGTTTGTAACTAATAATTAAACGACTTAAACACTTAGAATTGGTGTTAGTTTTACCTAATGTCCTAATTTTACAAGCATATTTGTGGTGCAGCtgtctaaaaataaattgtcatttGGATTTTTTGAACGTTTGGACTGTGGGCATTAGGAGTTTATTTTGTTATGGATTATTTCAGCACTTTTCCCTGAACAAGCTCCTGCCATTTACAGCTCTGTGATAAAGATAAagtaatttgcaaaaaaaaaaaaaagtggttagGGAAAAAAGGGtgataaaagaatgaaaaaaaaaatcatctgtatTTGTTTCAGTCTCAATGTTGAACCCTAAACATTATATACAAGGTGCCTAGCTAGACTTGTATGGAATGTAAATACAACCCTTATGAATTCTTTACAAAAAGCAGTTAGTAAATTTAAAAAGCACAGGGTTGTGTGTTAGTGGACATTAATAAATCCAAATGTATCCTTTTTGGGCTGAAGATTTTGTAAACCTAACAAAAGAATCACTGGGTGCCTCTGGGGTGCTTTTAGATAAAGTAGACTcccagacaaacacacacacacacacacacacacacacgcatacacaagAACCATCTTTCTCCCTTTCATTTCTTAAAAGCTTCATATCCATACAATACGCTGCCTTTGTAGTATCAAATTCATCAAGACATTAGCTAACtggattgataaatgaggtcagTTATTTGGAATATAAAATAACACTGGCAATGCTGTGATGGAAATGTTTTTCCATGCAGTTTGGGTAGATTTTAGTGTCCAAAAGCTATGAAATGAAATACAGTAAATCTGTGAAGAAAAGCAAAGTGTACAATGAAGTGAAGTGGGCAAACGTGTAGATGTGAAATGTCACCTCAGTTAAATTTAAATCAAACTCATTCAGTTAGAATATTTAAGTAACATGAACATACTCTATATCATACTaaaaactgaatattaaatataaatataaaacaaacacaatagtTTGTACACACTGTAAATTAAGTCTGTTCTTCTGCTGAAATGGCTACaacattcattttaaactcatgtaactccttttttttctttcagaaatctCCATGTTAATTATGAGGATATGTAAATGGACTCTGAGGATCAAGATGAATGTCAAGGGTAAATACTGCTCACtttatttcatactttttatagcTAAAGAAATTctgtgataaaataaaataaagcctcTAGGCACTTAATCTTGGTACTGATAGTAATGAATGAAAGTAGGTATTGGGATCAGGGCCAGCTGGATTAAAATGACTAATAGGACTAAAAGTCCTCCATCTGTTTAAAGGAAAAACGTACGAAAATAATGCTCAATTTTTGACCACATCATCTTATTTGATTATAGGCTtatagtggattttttttttacttttgtggaaccaaaaacaacagcaccaccaaaaGTCAGACgtataaatacacagaatggtatgaagtacCAGCTGGGACTgacttctttctagcccagactgtataTTCACACAGCTGATTGTTGCCTgttgtgtcaggtgattactACATCTGGTGAAACACTCCCCTagtatttctgtgtattttggttcatttaaataAGCCGACTTCGATGACATATCCATAGTGCATGACTGAGAAGGTGCATGTGAGATAAATAGCAGGTGGAATAAACATGAACAAGCTGGATTACTTTCTCAATcactttttttcaaaatgtctttgAAACAAGAAGGAAGTGGACTAAGCAGACaatgtccaatcaaagtacaattTGCAGAACTGTTTTGAAAGTGTTTTAAATGATGCCTTACTGCAAGGACAGATTTTTCTGTTTACTGCGCATTACATACGGAAAAGACACAGCATTATAATGGACTTGAAACACCTGACTTAAAAATAGCAATGGCAAAAGCAATGCTATAAGTATCAACCATAAGAGTTTCATAATAGAAATGCCAAGTTACTGTCCAACTTCTGGCCACCTGTTAGCCATGGTAACGGCTTTggtgttattatttattcaacTTAAATTATTCAGTAGTTACAGTGAAACTGACAGTATGCAGTTTTAAGAGTGTGAATAGTAAATCTGGACCTGGAGATTGGTCCTGCAAGgttttgatttaaatttttgGCTTtccaatgttttttctttcttgtagtTCCTGCAGTACTGTTGACCCTATTGAGTCTGATCAGAGAATTGGTAGCCTGTCCATCAGTCTGCACCTGTAGCAATATCCACACCGACTGCAGCAACCGCGATCTCCTGCTCTCCTTCAACTTGATTTCCAGCCAGCTTCCCTCTAACGTCACCACCCTCAACCTCTCCAGAAACAGCATCACACTAATTGATCCGGGAGCCTTTGCCAACCTCAGCAGCCTTCTGCAACTGGACCTCTCCAGAAACCAGCTCTTCACCCTCCACCCCTCCACCTTTTACCCGCTGAGCAGCCTGGAATTTCTAGACCTTTCCAGCAACTTCCTGGAGAACCTTCCGGTAGATCTTTTCTCTGAGCTCAGCAACCTCAGAGAGCTCATTTTAAGGGACAACAGGCTAAAGGAAGTAAACTCCAAACAGTTTCAGAGTCTGGCTGAACTCCAGCACCTGGATCTTTCCTTGAACAGTCTGGCCTCCATGTCCTTGGATCTTCTGGATGGATTACAGGGCTTGGAGTGGCTCTCATTAGCCGGGAATAGGCTAAGGACGATTCCGAGATCAGTACTTGAGCCGCTCACTGCGCTACAGCGGCTCCTGCTGGAGGGAAACCGGTGGAACTGCAATTGCAGTCTAGTGCCATTCAAACACTGGGTTGAATGGATGTTATATAGAGGTGAGAGAGGACTTAGGGGACTTAGAGAACTGGGATCTGATGGGATGTAGCAAAAACTTTCCTGCATGCAGAAGCAAGCAGATGTGAAGCAGGACAAAGACCATGAATATGCAGGGCTGTGTGATTTATGTACATCGTTCCTTCATTCTTCTCTAATAAGGGCCAGGTCAGGGTCGtgctggtttaaattaggctattagtttgtttatactGTAGTTTGGGAAATAACATCAATTAAATCTGTGAGAAATTATCCctggcaggtacaaacaaaaataataactggacaagagtgatttaaaaaaaaatacagacttaATTGATACCAATTAGGAATGATGAGAGCCTGAATTCATAGACCATACTGACAGTGCTGACTTCCAGTTTGGCTTTAAATCCAAATGCAggtacagatagtggcattgtgttacagccctactctctgtctctctgcaggtggCCATGTGGATTCCATAGTGTGCTCTCTTCCTGCATTCCTACAAGGCCGAGACCTCCGCATCATCCCCATGGACATGTTCCAACACTGTTCAAATCTTCCTTCATCCTCTGTCAGCGCAACCGAGGGTCTCATCATCTCCACTGACTCAACAGCAGCCTGTCTTGAGCAGCGTCCCCGTGTTGTGAACCTGCGCCGAGCCCCCACCACCTTGGTGCTGGCCAGgctggtgtgtggtgtggtgtggctGATGATGGTAGTGGTGGTCATGTACAGCTGCATCTATGCCATGCTGGCAGCCAAATATAAGCAGGAGCAGCTCAAGAGGAGTCTGATGGAAGTGAAGGAGCCAGAGGTCGAGCatgagaaggaggaggatgagaaaGAGATGGAGCATGATTTTGATAAAGGCGCTAAGGCTAGAGAGCACGCAGATTGGATGGTGTTGCCACCAGAAGTCTGCGTTTGAGGAGATACTCGTAGGCTATGTCTGAACATAAATATCTGTTctgctcattcattcagttGGTTGAAGCTTTTATTCAAAGTTGACATAACAAATAAAGTAGAGTACAATCCAAATATATAAAGGAGCAGGTGAAGGTTAGAGGAATTGCTCAAGAGCTCTGAAATGGGGGATTTATAGCAAGTATCCCATCCTTAAACTCATAACCTTCCACTTCCTACCTCAGAAAGTCATCCACTGAGCAACTATCATCAGCTGCATTATTTATATTCCTCATTTTCCTGAAGAATCCTATTAATGTTTAGAGGGATAAAATACATTCCCAGCATTGGTGAAACTGTATATCGCATGCTTTTCTTTCATAATTGTAGATTTATCAAAATATCATAAAACctttacactttttaaattgaatattaaactaatactgtttactgtttcagtgaattaaatgataaatattaaacGTACATTCAGCTGCAGAAGTATTGACACCCTTcaggaaaatgacaaaaatgtctATTGGAGTGGCAATAATTTAACCAAAGTGATTATGAGAGAAAATActagttttttccccctctgtttAAGAGGGAATTTTGAATTAGTGTGTAATGTTTTCTTTATACaataatttttgctcatttttatgactGGTGCCAATAACTACATTGTTGACGTAcatgtttaaaagtgtgtacagtataaatataaataagctaTAAGTGTAAAGGCTTAAGGTCAAGGTTAATTTCGCTGATTCTGTACCTCCAGCCAGTGCTGTTCTCTTCCGTTCAGTCACAGTTACAGCAGTCACTGCTACCAACATGTTCTTTTCTGTAGGAGAGAACACACATTAGTCATCTCCTTTAGGTCTCGAAGCTTGAATCTATTGATTCACATGATTGATTTTATAttgcaatatatatattcatggtGAAATGACCATAATGTTGTAAATGAGCCCTGACTGTACTAAATTAAATTCAGCATGTTAAAGATCAAGCACCTTTATTGACATCATCAACAGGTACGTAGTAATAAAACTGTCCGGGTTTGTTCTCAGCTGCCAGGCGATACCAGAGAGGGTGATGATCCATAGTAAAGATATTCTTCTTGTCCACTGGGGTTAGGAAGTTCCTGATTTTACATGGGTAAGACAGTGATAATATAATTGTTcaggtacagtacagtacagtaatgAACAGAGTTTGCACTATTTTTCCCCCAATGTTTTCCCAAGTTTGGTCACATGCTAATTCTCAGCCCCCAGCCAGCTCTCTACTATCATATGAtggctaccaaccagggagggtgaaggctaacatgcacttcctccaagacatgtgaagccagccagtctcatctttttaaactgctgctcatgcttggaagaaaagtgctatctgccctcttctgcatacatgagctcacagaaatgcctgtgattggctgacatctctgtgattgacaggggagagagagtatgataTCCCTTCCACTCAGAGAGCACacccaattttgctcccttggctcccgaCCACaagattttacacttttaagGCTTGCTCACTTCGCCTTCCTTTCCTCATTGCCAGTGTATCTGTTGACACGCATGAGGCCTGAGCGTGTCCCCAAGAAGGCTGTCTCAACTCCGTCATCCACACTGCAGGAAACAAGTGAAGGACAGAGGGAACAAAAAAAGAACCTTATAACCCAATATCATCATAAAAATAACATCCCAGTAATATCTCAGTTTCATTAGGACAGAAcctctgaaatgaaaaaagaccTTGcagtgattatatatatatatatatatatatatatatatatatatatatatatatatacatatagtattgtttggtgaataataataataaaataatattaaaatcctGTACTAGACGTTGGGTTCAGCTTAAGTTGTGATGTTCATGACTTGTAACTGGATTTGAACTTGCTCTGGAATGTGTAAAAAGGctacaaaattatataatactaataataatgctacCACTATGCTACTCTAGCCTGGAGTCTAAGGAGGAGACTAAGACTTAGGTTTGGACTTGAGTGCTTCTGACTTGAGATTCGACTTGGACTGAGTAAGTGACTTGACTACAACACAGATGGATTATACCTTGCATATTATCTTTTCTTAATAGGGTTTGGATAGCGATAAGCGAATCTCACCCAGCGTCACTCAGCATCAGCGCAGTCCAATAGGCTTCAAGTGGAGCTGTAACCACTGCATCGAACAGGGTTTGTTGCAGAAGAACCTCATCAcctgcagggaaaaaaatcatgtatgaaatcaaagaaaaacatctgacCTGTTCTAAATGTTCTAAATGTCAGACATTTATAACTCACATTCAAGGTCAGGCTCTTTCCCGGTCAGGTATCGGACAACAGCCTGGAGCTGAGTGAGTTTACGATGTTGGGGGTCGATATCTGTCTCACAGTAGGTCCTAATATAGAAAACCATACATCTCAGtatcattaattaaaacaataaaactctGCATCAGtcaagatacacacacaaaatgcaaaactagaATAGAACCTGCAAAACATATGTGCATATTTGCTAACATAAAATGGACACGACTTGATATTCAACTTGACATCTGACTATGGTAAAAgcagtagtaaaaaaaataagttcGACTTGTGTCCCACTAGGTTTACCTCGGTGGAAAAACCCTAACGACAAAGATAAATCTACATAAAGACGTTCATTAGCAAGCTTTCCTGCCAActgaagtaataaaataattaagcaattaaagtaataaacaaaagtaaagtaatTGACAATCAGCCAGTATTATACTGTAAACTCAAACATACTGCCTAATCACATTTCAAATAAGTGCTAACTCTTTTTGGAATTTTGcagatgttttttaattttgcacaaATTTCATCATTTGTCCTCACCAATCACTGGCTATGGTAAGGTCTGGCTGCTGAAGGTCATGTAGGCCTGCAGAGAAAAAACATCTTTACTTATCTACATGAATAaggttaaaaatgaacaattatCAGACAAATGTAGcattaacataataaaaatatagtcTTATATAAGTCTTATAAGGTCTCGGGATTCTTCTTGTCTTATAGCTGTCATGTTTCATTAAACCTACCCTCTTCAATAGAAACATTTCCATGGAACATGTATTGCCCATGGCCCCGTGTTAACACCATCCCAAAACTGAAACCACAAGACACACATGAAGTACATGATTATATTCAGATATATGTAAACAATCTCTTaatatgtgtgtttaaaatatatataaagttaagTGTTACAGTTTGCATATCcttacaaaaataatgaaaccaaTGAGACACTTAATGCAAGTTAGTTTTCAAACTTCATTATCACAACTACCaaaccagttaaaaaaaaagagcatgttAATATATAAACAGTAGACGTTTTAATATGTTGATATAAATGTGGACATTTGTCACTTTCCTCTATGTTCCAGTGTTCCTACTTTGAATTTCTCAGTGTTTTAATGAGGAACATCCAAACAAATTAACTACAGAATGTCAACGGgagtacaaacttttgcactcgactgAGTAGACAGTGAAACAAATCTGATATATCTTACCTAAATGGTGTATCATTGATGGTTGTGtagaaataatcatttttgaGAAACAAGGGTCTtttctgttaataaaaaaagataataaatgcAGACAGAATTCTGAAGAAGTACAATCCTTGTTGATTTAATTTTCAATTcagttccattttatttgtatagcacttttatcaATGGACATTgtacaaaacagctttacagaaatatataaattccggatataaattttaaatttatacatgtatttagatttaagatttaagtcatttatacaacagcactgatgaattctCAACACTGATTGGACTAAAACAGCAGATCTGATAGTGGTGTTGTCTgtaatgcaaatcacaggtgtgtattaatgcactcattctaaaaaatataatttctctAGTAACAACTAAAATACAGTGGCTTTGGGGAGGTAACAGTAATACTGCTTCAAgtcgggctgcatcacaccatcccattgttgattattttcctataaaagcacacccccaagtgttttattcttcactcATGTTCTTCTCAGAGGAGCAAATGGTGTTTTACATTCATTCTTTCAGAAATAGTCAAAATCTTTCATTCATGCTGTTCAATCAGTTTACATAACAGGCCCGATTATTAATACTTAAGTAGGGCTGCATTATTCATGCACAAGTGACTTAACTGCAAATATCCTCATTATAGATAAGCTGTAAGAGTATTGTACTGATAAATACACACTCACCCGTCTGTCCACTGCAGTTCTTACATCTAACGTTAAAGTACCAGTCTCACCTTTCACCATGGCTGTTCTCAACTGTTTGGATGAGAAGCAGATTAAATTAAAAGCTGGGATGTTCCGTATCCATGACTGTGCTGAATGcatgttacatttacagcacCTGACACTGTGTCTGCAAATTACTAAAACCTTCTTGTGATCAATTGAATCCTGCTTATTTGTTTTCTATGCCTATCcattaaaatgtattcagaTATGAGTGTTAATAAGTGCAGAGCTCACCGTGTCATCACTGTCTTCCCATTCTGCCTCGGTCAGATCCACACTGTTGTAGTTTGGCTTGGGTTTCAGTTTCTTTCCATCTTTATACtgtaacaaaaaagaaagaaagcagaacatttaagcctaataataagAGTCAATCTATATAACATCTATTAAGCCCAAGTTTAacttgagagagaaaaatggcaTTCAGGTAACAGAAAAACTACAGCCAGAGATCT contains:
- the lrtm2b gene encoding leucine-rich repeat and transmembrane domain-containing protein 2; the encoded protein is MLIMRICKWTLRIKMNVKVPAVLLTLLSLIRELVACPSVCTCSNIHTDCSNRDLLLSFNLISSQLPSNVTTLNLSRNSITLIDPGAFANLSSLLQLDLSRNQLFTLHPSTFYPLSSLEFLDLSSNFLENLPVDLFSELSNLRELILRDNRLKEVNSKQFQSLAELQHLDLSLNSLASMSLDLLDGLQGLEWLSLAGNRLRTIPRSVLEPLTALQRLLLEGNRWNCNCSLVPFKHWVEWMLYRGGHVDSIVCSLPAFLQGRDLRIIPMDMFQHCSNLPSSSVSATEGLIISTDSTAACLEQRPRVVNLRRAPTTLVLARLVCGVVWLMMVVVVMYSCIYAMLAAKYKQEQLKRSLMEVKEPEVEHEKEEDEKEMEHDFDKGAKAREHADWMVLPPEVCV